The genome window GGTGACGCCGCGATCGACGCCTTCGACGTCGAGATCGACGAGGGTGCGCTCGGCTCTACCGTCACCGGCTTCGAGGAAGTCGGCGGCGGCGACGTCGACATCAGCGAAGCGGACGTGCTCGTCTCGGTCGGCCGTGGGATCGAGGAAGAGGACAACATTCCGATCATCGAAGAACTCGCCGACGCACTCGACGCGACGGTCTCCTCGTCGCGCCCGATCGTCGACAACGGCTGGCTGCCCAAAAACCGGCAGGTCGGCCAGTCCGGGAAGGTCGTCACCCCCGATGTCTACATCGCGATCGGCATCTCCGGTGCGGTCCAGCACGTCGCCGGCATGAAGGGCTCCGATACGATCGTCGCGATCAACACGGACCCCAACGCGCCCATCATGGACATCGCCGACTACGCGATCCACGACGACCTCTTCGACGTTATTCCCGCACTGACCGAAGCGTTCCAGTAACTGATCTGCGAGCAATACGAACGGTTTTTTATCGATGTTTTCACACGGCAGACGCCGATAGCGCCCGTTGTTACCGTCTCGACGCACTCGAGGCGACCGTGGTGACGGCGACTCGAGCGGGACACGTTCGGTGGTGATCCGTTAGCTACTTTTCTACCCCCTCCTAAGCGCGGGTAATGCAACTTCTGGAGCGCCGTCGGGCGCTGGTCGAAGAGCGTCTCGTCGAGGTCATCGACGGGATCGAACCCGAGACGCTCAACGCGGAAGTTCGTCACGTCGTGCTTTCGGGGGGAAAACGCGTCAGGCCGGTGGTTACAGTTCTCGCCTGCGAGACGGTCGGTGGGACGGCCGAAGACGCGGTGGATTTCGGCGTCGGAATCGAACTCGTTCACACCGCGTCGCTGGTCGTCGACGACATCATCGATCGCTCGGAGCTCCGCCGTGGCACGCAGAGTGCGTGGGCCGAGTTCGGCCACGGGCCGGCGATCATCACCAGCGACGGGCTGCTCGGCGAGGCGTTCGCACTCTTCTCGACGGAGCCGGAAGCGACCCGCGTGGTCGCCGAATCGATGGTCGAACTCGGTATCGGCGAAGCCACCGAACTCTCGGCGAAGCCGTCCAACGAGGCGGAGTACATGACGCTCGCCAGGCGTAAAACCGGCGCGCTCTTTCGGGCCGCCGCGGAACTCGGTGCGATCGCGGCCGACTCCGATCCCGTCACCGTCGAAGCGCTCGGTGAGTACGCCGAACGGGTCGGCATCGCTTTCCAGATCAGAGACGACGTCCTCGACGCGGTCGCCGACGCGGAAGACCTCGGCAAACCGACGGGCCACGACGCGGCACTCGAGCGTCCCTCCGTCGTTCAGGTGACCGACCTCTCGCCGGAGGAGGCAAACGCCCGCGCTCGAGCGGAAGCACAGGGGGCGATCGACGCCTTAGAGCGGGTCGAAGTCGTCGATCAGGACGCGAAAGCGTATCTGCTGGAGCTGGCGGAGTTCGTCGTCGAGCGCGAGCGCTGAGGCCACTCGACTCCCTTCTGTGACGCTCAGATACTGTCGGCGTTTCGCGGACCGTCAGCTTCGGAGTCGTCGTACCATGACTCGACGACGGCGAACGCGAGCGTGCTCACGATTCCCAGTAGCGTCCCGGCAGTCAGTGCGGCGGCCAGGTAGCTGATTCCGACTTCGTCCAAAAAGAACGCACTCACTGCGTGGAGGACGATGGCGATCGAGAGGACGTAGAAAGGTGCGTTGAGGTAGCGCCACTCGAGCGTGCCCGCGATGTACTCGTCGGTGATCTGGCCGAGGCTGGTCGTGACGCCCGCGGCGGCGAGCCACTGGATCGAGCCGTAGACGAGCGCGGCAAGCATGACGGGAATGCCGACTTCACCGTGGGCCTCCTGAATGCTCTCGAGGGTGTTCATCCCGCTGACGCCACCCAGGACGAACAACGCAGCGGCGACGACGTAGGCGAGCAACGTCGTCCGGCCCGCATAGAGCAGACGCCGACCGCGTTCGACGGCCGAATCGAGCCGTTCTCCCAGGCCGAGCCCTCTCGAGATCAGATAGAGCCCGAGCAGGGCTGACGTAGTGCCGAGGACGAACCCCGGCATCTCGAGGGCGCTGCCGATCAGCGCGAGCGGGTAGATGAGCAGGAGAATGCCGAGGGGGATAAGCACGGTGCCTCGCGTCTCGGGGTCGTCGAGCACCTGCTTGATCGTGTAGTACATCGACTCGAGATTCTGCGCCTGGCGGACGACAAC of Natrarchaeobaculum sulfurireducens contains these proteins:
- a CDS encoding DUF373 family protein, producing MLLILCVDLDDDLGRKTGFSTPVIGRETVEEAAVALATADPEDSDVNVIFQGLHIYDDLDARDESVEVAVVTGNENGDVAANREVGQEVDTVLASLTTAEDVTALVITDGAQDESVIPVIRSRVPIDGVRRVVVRQAQNLESMYYTIKQVLDDPETRGTVLIPLGILLLIYPLALIGSALEMPGFVLGTTSALLGLYLISRGLGLGERLDSAVERGRRLLYAGRTTLLAYVVAAALFVLGGVSGMNTLESIQEAHGEVGIPVMLAALVYGSIQWLAAAGVTTSLGQITDEYIAGTLEWRYLNAPFYVLSIAIVLHAVSAFFLDEVGISYLAAALTAGTLLGIVSTLAFAVVESWYDDSEADGPRNADSI
- a CDS encoding polyprenyl synthetase family protein, which translates into the protein MQLLERRRALVEERLVEVIDGIEPETLNAEVRHVVLSGGKRVRPVVTVLACETVGGTAEDAVDFGVGIELVHTASLVVDDIIDRSELRRGTQSAWAEFGHGPAIITSDGLLGEAFALFSTEPEATRVVAESMVELGIGEATELSAKPSNEAEYMTLARRKTGALFRAAAELGAIAADSDPVTVEALGEYAERVGIAFQIRDDVLDAVADAEDLGKPTGHDAALERPSVVQVTDLSPEEANARARAEAQGAIDALERVEVVDQDAKAYLLELAEFVVERER